The proteins below are encoded in one region of Methanoculleus taiwanensis:
- a CDS encoding PAS domain S-box protein, with translation MNETTLKRRIAAMRSALTTIAASAEDEGAGRVSRICDAVRLLSNDLDALECESGDRNAHNEGPGSNLPIPKINAILAAPPGEVSIFDRSGRCTCSNRLAAASDEGSAGLIEAPAARAREAALSGCPVSGEIRHATHPPYNGDGDVGAVIGASYTITDRIETEERVLASERRFKTIFETSPIGIAYCGISGRLLDVNPAFTALFGAVSRCTPGDLSIFTIFPDLLTGRERLLSGETLHEVVRWESGRGRSSRGTLTQGTLYLDVWVRPIRSPEKGSVKGYLIHIQDITGQITIREIKQQAYDQIERNIEQFAILGDHIRHPLQVIQARADLLEDEDTSRSIAEQVQRINAIIKELDRGWVESRKIREFLRKNDLSTVGSGKAA, from the coding sequence ATGAATGAAACAACTCTCAAGCGGCGCATTGCTGCAATGCGCTCTGCCCTGACCACCATCGCCGCTTCTGCAGAAGACGAGGGCGCCGGAAGGGTATCCCGGATATGTGATGCAGTGCGGCTGCTCTCAAACGACCTCGATGCCCTCGAGTGCGAGTCTGGAGATCGGAACGCGCACAATGAGGGCCCGGGATCGAACCTCCCCATCCCGAAGATCAACGCTATCCTCGCTGCACCGCCCGGGGAGGTATCCATCTTCGACCGGAGCGGGCGCTGCACCTGCAGCAACCGGCTGGCAGCCGCGAGTGACGAGGGTTCTGCAGGGCTGATCGAGGCTCCGGCGGCGAGGGCACGAGAGGCTGCCCTCTCCGGGTGCCCGGTCTCAGGCGAGATACGGCATGCCACACACCCACCCTATAACGGAGACGGAGACGTCGGAGCGGTGATCGGCGCATCATATACTATCACAGATCGGATCGAGACGGAAGAACGGGTGCTCGCGAGTGAACGGCGCTTTAAGACCATCTTCGAGACGTCGCCGATCGGGATAGCCTACTGCGGGATCAGTGGCCGACTGCTTGACGTCAACCCGGCGTTCACGGCGCTCTTCGGTGCCGTGAGCCGGTGCACCCCCGGGGATCTCAGTATCTTCACCATATTTCCGGATCTTCTGACCGGGCGGGAGAGACTCCTCTCCGGAGAGACGCTCCACGAGGTCGTCCGGTGGGAGAGCGGCCGGGGACGCTCTTCCCGGGGTACCCTCACACAGGGAACATTGTACCTCGACGTATGGGTACGCCCGATCCGGTCACCGGAGAAAGGCTCCGTCAAGGGATACCTCATCCATATCCAGGACATCACCGGGCAGATTACAATCCGGGAGATCAAACAGCAGGCGTACGATCAGATCGAGCGGAATATCGAACAGTTTGCGATCCTCGGCGATCATATCCGCCATCCCCTGCAGGTGATCCAGGCACGGGCCGACCTGCTTGAGGATGAGGATACGTCGCGGAGCATTGCGGAACAGGTGCAACGGATCAACGCGATCATCAAAGAGCTCGACAGGGGATGGGTCGAGTCGCGGAAGATCCGCGAGTTCCTTCGGAAGAACGACCTCTCGACCGTCGGCAGTGGGAAAGCGGCTTGA
- a CDS encoding glycosyltransferase: protein MKVTDLPAALSLQEYRGIIGEEKIAVLEDLAGRLNGVTFQEINSTRSGGGVAEILNSYIPFLKALGLETTWSVMEAEAPFFDVTKTLHNFLQGRDGFSPLMIEVYWETLRRNEGLIDDDADVVTIHDPQPLGLIEYATRSDLERKRFIWRCHVQLETLSVDTASEIGRFMRKLVEQYHASVFSSLQYLPLWRVPSFIIPPFIDPLSDKNRDLTGQEIDGVLAKYGIETEKPLITQVSRYDTFKDPVGVIEAFRRVREKVPCQLLLVGGRACDDPECFLVLRNVRDAAEDHPDIHILDLPPDSHLEINALQRASAIIVQKSIKEGFGLTVSEGFWKGKPVVGGNVGGIPLQVRDGWNGYLVSTVQETADRLVHLLKNPDLAGRMGARGKEFVRENFLLPRGVHDHLTVADQLVNGKITARESVICYHPRVLSPEPVNNSMHL, encoded by the coding sequence ATGAAGGTAACAGATCTGCCAGCCGCCCTCTCACTGCAGGAGTATCGGGGAATAATCGGAGAGGAGAAGATCGCGGTGCTCGAAGACCTTGCAGGTCGGCTTAACGGCGTTACGTTCCAGGAGATCAACTCCACCCGGTCGGGTGGCGGAGTGGCCGAGATCTTAAACTCCTATATTCCTTTCTTAAAAGCCCTCGGCCTTGAGACGACGTGGAGTGTTATGGAAGCGGAGGCTCCGTTTTTTGATGTGACAAAGACACTCCACAACTTCCTGCAGGGCAGGGACGGCTTTTCTCCGTTGATGATCGAGGTGTATTGGGAGACGCTGCGGAGGAACGAGGGCCTTATCGACGACGATGCCGACGTCGTCACCATCCACGACCCGCAGCCGCTCGGGCTGATCGAGTATGCGACCCGTAGCGACCTCGAGCGAAAGCGATTCATCTGGCGGTGCCACGTCCAGCTCGAGACGCTCTCCGTCGATACGGCCAGTGAGATTGGACGGTTCATGAGGAAACTCGTGGAGCAGTACCACGCCAGTGTCTTCTCAAGCCTCCAGTACCTTCCGCTCTGGCGGGTCCCGAGTTTCATCATCCCGCCGTTCATCGATCCGCTCTCCGATAAGAACCGCGATCTCACCGGGCAGGAGATCGACGGTGTTCTTGCAAAGTACGGTATCGAGACGGAAAAACCGCTCATCACCCAGGTCTCGCGGTACGATACCTTCAAAGATCCCGTCGGTGTCATCGAGGCCTTTCGCAGGGTCAGGGAGAAGGTTCCCTGCCAGCTCCTCCTCGTCGGCGGACGGGCATGCGACGATCCCGAGTGCTTCCTCGTCCTGCGGAACGTCAGAGATGCCGCGGAGGATCATCCCGATATCCATATTCTTGACCTTCCGCCGGACAGCCACCTGGAGATCAACGCCCTGCAGAGGGCTTCAGCGATCATCGTGCAGAAATCGATAAAAGAGGGGTTCGGCCTCACCGTCTCGGAGGGTTTCTGGAAAGGCAAGCCCGTCGTCGGCGGCAACGTCGGCGGAATCCCGCTCCAGGTGAGGGACGGGTGGAACGGATACCTTGTCTCGACCGTGCAGGAGACCGCAGATCGGCTCGTTCATCTCCTGAAAAATCCGGATCTTGCCGGGCGGATGGGGGCTCGCGGAAAGGAGTTCGTGCGGGAGAACTTCCTCCTCCCGCGGGGTGTCCACGACCATCTCACCGTCGCCGACCAGCTTGTCAACGGTAAGATAACCGCCCGGGAGAGTGTGATCTGTTACCATCCCCGCGTGCTGAGCCCCGAGCCCGTGAACAACTCAATGCACCTCTGA
- a CDS encoding response regulator, whose protein sequence is MGEKIMVVDDDLPTLEVMELLLRKIDREPLLVHNGWDALRILKKERPALIILDVMMSPIDGWQFLEELKRNEELKEIPVLLFTAKHVWPEEYSRYADDIVGVLEKPISLAELKTVLERILPKENSPYLKNPVGNASHTGGR, encoded by the coding sequence ATGGGCGAAAAAATCATGGTGGTGGATGATGATCTGCCGACCCTCGAAGTAATGGAGCTATTGCTGCGCAAGATTGATCGCGAGCCGCTTTTAGTGCATAATGGGTGGGATGCACTCCGTATCCTGAAGAAAGAGCGACCCGCGCTGATCATTCTTGACGTGATGATGTCTCCCATCGACGGGTGGCAGTTCCTGGAAGAGCTGAAACGGAATGAGGAACTCAAAGAGATCCCGGTTCTGCTCTTCACCGCAAAGCACGTCTGGCCGGAGGAGTACTCGCGGTATGCAGACGACATCGTCGGTGTCCTCGAAAAACCGATCTCGCTTGCGGAATTAAAGACTGTTCTTGAGAGAATTCTTCCCAAAGAGAACTCTCCTTATTTGAAAAACCCTGTCGGAAACGCTTCGCATACAGGCGGCAGATAA